CTTTAATTGTTGGAGGAGGGCAGGAATATGGTCTTAGGTCTGGAACATTACCTCTTCCTTTAGTAGTTGGCTTTGCTAAAGCAATAGAGATAGCAGTTTTTAATCAAAAAAGTAATTCTGAGAAATTACTTATTTATAGAAATAATCTTTTGAAGGGTTTATTAGAAAATAATTCTGGTTTATTAATTAATGGCTCCATAGAAAAAAGATTGCCTCAAAATTTAAATTTGACTGTATTGGATTTAAACGGAGCAAAGTTTCATAAAGTTTTAAAATCCAAGATAATTTGTTCTAGTGGATCTGCATGCAGTAATGGTGAACCATCTCATGTTTTATTAGCCTTAGGTAGATCTTTTAAAGAAGCAGAATCTTCAATAAGGTTAAGTATTGGACTAAGCACTAATTCAAAAGAGATAAAAGAAGCAATTAATATTCTTACAAATACGATCAAATCATTACGTTAGAAATTATTGGCTTCTTAATTGAGCAATTCTTAATTTTCCACTTCTAGCTCTTCTATTTAGTTTGACTTCTTGTTCTGAAGGAGTAATTGGTTTTTTTGTCAGGTTTTTTAGTCTTTGATCATTCTTAAAACAACTTTTAACTAACCTATCTTCAAGGGAATGAAAACTAATAATAGAAATAATACCCCCTGGTAAAAGCCATTCAGGAACAACTTCTAAAAATCTTTCTAATACTTCAATCTCTTTATTAACAGCAATTCTTAGTGCTTGAAATGTTTTTGTTGCGGGGTGAATTTTTTTATATCTTTGTTTTGGTGGGAAGCAGCCTGCAATAGAATAAGCTAACTCTTTGGTCCCAGAATATTTCCCATTTTCCTTCAAATCCATTTTTATTTTCCTAGCAATCTTTCTTGATAATCTCTCATCTCCATATTTATAAATTAAGTTAGCTAGATCCTTTTCATTTAAAGCCTCAATTAATTTCTCTGCATCATCCTCAAGAAGAGGATTCATGCGCATATCAAGTGGACCGTCTTTTTGGAAACTAAATCCTCTTTTAGGGTCATCAATTTGGTTACTATTTATGCCAAGATCTGCAATTACAAAAGAAACTTTTTCTTTTGGTATAAAATCAGCAAAATTAGAAGCCTTTATATCAATTCTATTTTTAAATTCATCAAGTTTTTTGGATGCTGATATTCTCGCGAATGGATCTTGATCAATTCCAATTATATTTAAATCCGAATATTTTTTCAATAAATGATAAGAGTGCCCTCCTCCGCCTAAAGTTGCGTCTATTCCCTTGAGTTGGTTGTTATGTATTAATGGGAAATGCTCTAATGAGGCCATAATCTCATCTGTCATAACTGATTTATGATTGAAAAAAGATGAATCAGATAGGTCAGTTTGCATAACTTTCGACTAAGATTTGTTTAGAAGTTAAATTTTGAATGGCTCAGCTAGAGACTAGAACAGAACCAATGGTGGTCAATTTTGGCCCTCACCACCCCTCAATGCATGGGGTTTTAAGGTTAGTTGTAACGCTTGATGGTGAGAATGTCATTGATTGTGAGCCTGTAATTGGATATTTACATAGAGGAATGGAAAAGATAGCTGAAAATAGGACAAATGTAATGTATGTCCCTTATGTAAGCAGAATGGATTATGCAGCAGGAATGTTTTATGAAGCTATTGTAGTAAATGCTCCTGAAAGATTAGCTAATATTCCAGTTCCTAGAAGAGCTAGTTACATCAGAGTTTTAATGCTGGAACTTAATCGTATTGCTAATCATCTTTTATGGCTTGGCCCCTTTTTGGCAGATGTTGGAGCTCAAACTCCATTTTTCTATATTTTTAGAGAAAGAGAAATGATTTATGATCTTTGGGAAGCTGCTACAGGACAAAGACTAATAAATAATAATTTCTTTAGGATAGGTGGTGTCGCATGTGATCTTCCATACGGATGGTTAGAAAAATGTATAGACTTTTGCGATTGGTTCGGTCCAAAGATAGATGAATACGAAAAATTAATTACAAATAATCCTATTTTTAGAAAAAGAATTGAAGGTCTTGGAACAATCCAAAGAGATCAGGCAATTAATTGGTCTTTGTCTGGCCCAATGCTAAGAGCTTCTGGAGTTTCTTGGGATTTAAGGAAAGTTGATAGTTATGAATGTTATGACGATTTTGATTGGCAGATTGCTTCAGAAAAAGAAGGAGATTGTTATGCGAGATATCGAGTCAGAGTTGAAGAGATGAGACAATCACTTAGTATTATTCGTCAAGCTTGCAAAATGATTCCAGGTGGTCCAACAGAAAATTTGGAAGCTAAAAGAATGGCTACTGAGGATAAGAAGAGTGAAATATTTGGTATTGACTATCAATATGTAGCTAAGAAGGTTGCTCCAACTTTTAAAATACCTAATGGAGAATTGTATACAAGATTAGAGTCAGGTAAAGGAGAAATAGGTGTATTTATTCAAGGAAATAATGAAGTTACCCCATGGAGATTTAAAATTAGAGCGGCTGATTTAAATAATCTACAAATATTGCCACATATACTAAAAGGTGCCAAAATCGCCGATATTATGGCAATCCTTGGCTCAATAGATGTCATTATGGGATCTGTTGATAGATAAGTTCTTTAAATGAAACCCGCTGATTGGTTAATATTGCAGAAGAAAGTAAGATTTGGTGATTGTGATTCTGCAGGTGTAATTCATTTTCATAACTTATTAAAATGGTCTCACGAAGCCTGGGAAGAGAGTATTGAAATTTATGGGATTCCTTATCAAGATATTTTTCCGGATTTTTCTATACGTAAATCTCAAATTATTTTTCCCATAGTAAATTGCGAAGCTAACTTTCTTGCGCCTATAAAAATTGGAGATTTCTTAAAAATAAAAATTTCCCCTCATAAAATTAATACACATTTGTTCCAAGTAAATAGCTTTTTTATAAAAAATGAAAATAAAGTAGCAGAAGGAAAAATAATACATTGTTCTTTAGATATTGATTCAAGAAATAAAATAGAACTTCCCGATCAGTTAGTAAGATGGATAGAGGCTTCAAATGTAAGTGCAAATTTAAAAGAGTGCTAATTATTATTTTTTAAATTTATAGTTTATTTTTTCTTTACTGGCATTTTTATTTTTAACAATCCACTTTTCAGGTTTTTCATGTTTAGGCCAATTTTGAGAAAAATTTTTTAATAAATTTAAAGAATTTTCAATCTTTTTATGGTTTGTAAGTTCTCTAAATTCAACAATTATTTTAATTTTATTTCCCCATAATTTGTCTGATACTTTTGAAATATTGAATTTATTAATTGGGATATTTTCTTTGATAATGAAATCATTTAATCGAGTTTCAATTACTTTTGGAAAAACGATTTCTCCTCCTGAATTAAAAGCTTTATCACTTCTTCCAAGAAAGTTTAAATATAAAGAATTATTGATTTGATTAATTTCACCTAAATCACCGGTTTGCCACCACCCATTTTTATTTTTGAAATTTTTAGTTTTTGAAGAGTCTATTATTTCGTTTCCAATTCTGGCTGATTTAATCTCGATTAACCCTTGTGTGTTAATTCTTATTTGCGTATCAGGTAGTATTTCTCCAACATTTTTAAAACCCATTAAGAATTCTTTTGGTTTTAAACTCGTAACCATTGCTGCTGTTTCAGTTGATCCGTAACAAGGTGCTAATTTTATTTTTTCTTCTATACATTGTTCTGCAGTTTCGCCTGAAATAGAAGCTCCACCTACCCAAATTAGATCAAAAATTTTAAGCCAACTAATACCATCTTTTTGAGCTAAAAGTCTTTGTAATTGGGTCGGTACTAATGATGTAATCAGATGTTTTTTATTTTTTTTAGATTTTTTTGTAAAAATTAAAAGTTCTCGAGTTTTTTTTATTAAATTTGGAGAAATATTAATACAATCACATCCCCAAGTTTGACTTCTAAAAATTGGCATTAAGCCACTTATATGGTTCAGGGGTAAAGTATTTAAAATTAAGCAGTTTTGCAATTCAAATCCTTGTTCTATTAGCCATTGTCCTGATGTAAAGGCAGATAATTTAAGATTATCTAGATGGTGAAAACATTTTCTTGGATTTCCAGAACTACCACTACTGTTTAAGATAATTGCTGGCCCATTTTCAGTAATTGAATCTAATACATCTTCATCTTCATAAAATTTGTTTTTTACATAAATAATTTTATTCTCTCTAATTTTTTCAACAATTTTCTCTACAGATTGAGTTTCATTATTTTCAACTTCAATAGTATGAATTTTATTTTTCATAGTTGATCCCATATCTTTTTTGCTTCATTTAAAAATAGAAACGAATTAGGGAATTTATTCATTGCTAAACCAGGAACTTTTGGAGTTGGTCCTTGTAATTGTAGAGACGATAAATGATAAAGCCATCTCTTCCCTATTCCAGTTTCAAATGAAGTACTTATAGATATTAAAGCTTTTTTATTTTCTAATTCTCTTAATAGTTTAACTGGATTATTTTCTTGAGAAGGCCTTCGAATTTGCCAACCCTTCCACTCATCAATCAAAGTTGGAAATTTTAAAAGTGATTCGTCTAAGGCTATAGGGATTTTTTTGTTGAGTTCTTTCATTCCTTCAATATCATCAACACAGAGAGGTTGCTCTAACCAATCTATATTTTTGTTATCTTTCAAAATATCAACCCATCTTTTAGCTATCTTTCTACCCCAAGAACCATTAGCATCTATTCTTAACTTAATATTATTTCCTATTCGGCTTAAAATTTCTTCTAAATTTTTTTCTTCCTCATGGTTTTCTTTTAATGCTACTTTCCATTTTATGGTTAATGATTTTCCGATATTAGATTGTCTTTTTTTAATTTCATTTAGCTCTGAAATTACATTTTCAGAATTCAACAGTATGGCTGTTTTATCAATTTCATCAAAGGCGTAGTTTTCTTTAAAAATTATTTTTCCATTTATCTCAGCTAATGCAGAATTTATTGCAGATTGAATGCATGGGTGAAAAATATTTATGTGCTCAGATAAATTAAATAGTTCTACATACTCAGGGATCATATTTAGTTGTTTTGCACATTTTTTTAAGTCTTCTTCTAGAAGTGGTGAAACTTCTCCAAATCCAATTTTTTTTTCATTACTTGTTAATTTAATTATCCAACCCAGTTTTGTAACATAAGTGGTTTTAGAATTTTCTACTTTTGTGGATAACTTAAATCTATAAGATTTTTTTTTAAAAATTAAGTTCATTTATTAACCAAGTAATTAAATATTAATCCTGTAATTAAGCCAACTCCATTAAGAGTTTGAAATTTTATTGCGATGAATTTAGAATTTTTTATTGCAGAAGGTTTGTTATAAGAATATTTTAATAAATTTATAAGTCTTATTGCTTGAGGAGAACTAATCAAATAAAGGATACAAAACACTGGAATAAATCCAGTAACTATAGTTAAAAGTTGAAAAATATATATTGTAAAAATTATCCAAGGCACAAATTGAGAACCTTTTTTTGCTCCTAGTCGAACCAAAGGTGAATTTTTCCCATGCTTTTTATCTTCAGAAATTTGATGAAAATGTGAACAAAATAATACAAGAGTTGTTGCTAACGAAGGTCCTGAACCAAGCAATAAAGAAACTTTCCAGGGAATAACTTCGAAGTAAATATTAGAAGGATTTAACGCAATTAAGACTGCAGAGTAGGCAAAAGGTCCAAATGCAAGCCAGCATAATGGTTCTCCTAAGCCTTGATAGCCAAATCTAAAAGGAGGTCCTTGATATAAATATCCTAAGAAGCAGCAACATGCAACCAAAATCAAAATGTTAATACTTGTTGATAGTGAAATAATTGAAATTATTAATAAACCAATAACTAAAGATGTATAAGCAATAAATGAAATTATTTTTTTATTTTTTATAAGATTTACAATTGAATGGAATTTAAATTCATCGATTCCTGTTTCTGCATCGAATAAATCATTAGTTAGGTTTTCCCAAAGTAATATAAAAATTGCAGCTAAAGTAAATGCAATCAAATTATAAATTTTTACCTTTTCATATTGATTGAGTATATAAGCACCTGTTATTAAAACCGGAAGTATGGCAACAGAATAAAGAGGCCATTTTATCGCTTGTTTCCATAATTTTTTTTTATCTTCGTCCATTTTTATTTAACTCACAAAATTCGATCATTATTAAATGTAGTTTATAAATTGAGTTACATTTTTTACTTTATTGCATGATTTTTAGTTATTTTCAATAAGTAATGAAAAATGATTTAAACTTAACAGATTTTTTAAAAGATGTATTTTCCTCTTTCGATAAGAAAGTGGAGAATTCTGGATTAGTAAGTATTTGTATTGAGATTCCTCGTATTGATTTATTACAAGTATATAAATTGTTTATAAATAAATATCCATTTTCTTCATTTTGGGAGGAATCTAATGGTATTTCATATATTGCTTTTGAGAAATGTAAATATGTTACTTTGGATGGTCCAAAAAGATTTGAGGTGGCAAAAGAGTTTAATTCTGAGAATTTTAAAAATTTAATTAACTTGACTAATGAATCAAATAATTGGGCACTTTCAAAAATAATTTATTTATTTTCTTTTTCTGAAAACTTGAATAATAAGAATTTATCTTCTGATGTCCCTAGTTTGGAAGCTATCTTACCAAAAATATTAATTATTAAAAGTAATAAGAATTGCTGGTTAAGAATCAATGGTTATGTTGAAGGTAAATCATCATTAAGAACATTAATTGAAGAAATATGGACAATTAGAAATCAAGTTATTACCTCTGGCTCAAAATTAATAAAATCATCTGGTTTAAATACTAGTTTTGATTTACCTATTATTGATGATTTCTTGCACTCCTTAGAAACTTCTAATGCAAGTTTGAAAAAAGTATTAAACAGAGGAATTCAATTAGTAGAAAAAGGTATTCTCGAAAAGATAGTTTTAGCGAACAGGATTAAAATAAAATTTAGAAATAAATTCGATTTAGTAGAAATTTTAAAAAGATTAAAAAAGAATCATCCAAATACATGCAGATATGTTTGGAAAAGAAATAGTAAGGATATTTTGTTTGGAGCATCTCCAGAAAAATTATTTTCTTTTACTAAACCTAATTTAACTTTGGAGGCTCTTGCTGGAACTATCTCTACTAATTCAAATTACAAAAAACTTCTAAAAAGTACTAAAGACGTAAAGGAACATAATTACGTAACACAATATTTGATTAAATGTTTAGAAGTTTCAAAAATAAAAAACTTTGAAAAAAGTGATATTAAGGTAAATTCATTTGGAGATATTTCTCATTTGCAAACACTCATTTTCTCTAAAGTTGAAAATATATGTCCTTTTGAATTGCTTAAAAACTTACATCCATCTCCGGCTGTTTGTGGTTACCCAAAAAATGCAGCATTGGATTGGATAAACACTCTTGAGTCTTTTCCTAGAGGAAATTATGCTTCTCCAATGGGTTGGGTTGATTCATCAGGAAATGCTTCATTTCTTTTAGCAATAAGAGGAGCTAGGTATCTTGAAGAAAATATTGAATTTACTGCCGGTTCAGGTATAGTTTCAGGTTCCGTTTTAGAGAAAGAAATAGATGAGATTAAATTAAAATTTGAATCTATAGTAAAACAAATATTTTTCGCTAAAAAACCTAAATAATTTCCATTAATTTTTCAATAACTTCCTCTGAAACACTCTTGTTGGATAAATTTTCTATTTCTCTTAAACCTGTTGGACTGGTTACATTAATCTCGCTAAGCATTCCATTTATTACATCGATACCTACAAAAAATAAACCTTCATCTTTGAAGTGTTGAGATAATTCTGCGCAGATACTTTTTTCTTTTTCTGTTAATAATGTTGGTTCAGCTTTTCCTCCCATCGCTAAATTACTCCTAAAATCGCCTCCTTGAGGAATCCTATTTATTGATCCAATTGCTTCACCGTTTACGATAATTATTCTTTTATCACCCTCTATGACTTCAGGAATAAATTTTTGCATCATAACGGGTAATTCTTCTTGAGAAGTGATTAATTCAATTATTGATTTTATACCTGGAGAATTTTTATTTATCCTTATAACACCTTGACCACCTTTTCCTCCAAGAGGTTTTATGACTACTTCATTATTTATGTTTGCAAAATTAATAAGATCTTTTACCTTACTCGCAACTATTGTAGGAGCCATTAAGTGGCTGTATCTCAAAGCGCCTAGCTTTTCATTCCATGCTCTTAACGATGAGGGTTTGTTGATTACTTTTACGCCTTTTCTTTCGGCAACTTCTAAAAGATGAGTTGCATATAAATAAGCCTCATTTACAGGAGGATCTTTTCTCATCCAAATGCAATTAAATTCGGCGAGAGGTATGCAATCATTATCTTTGAAAGAAATCCACGGATTTACTTCAACTTTTAGGGAAGATGCCCATACTTCATCACCTCTAGCTTCAAGGTCCTGAGGAGTACAACTCCAGATTTCAATATTTTTTTTTGATGATGCTTGCATTAAAGCAGCAGTTGAATCTTTTAAGGGATTAATATTTTTTATTGGATCTATCACGAATAGAAATTTCATAAGATCTAATTTAATAATGCGTCTAATTTACTTTCTTTTTCTAATGTGTAGAGATCATCGCAGCCCCCGATACCCTCATTATCTATAAATATTTGTGGCAATGTTCTTCTACCATCAGCTCTTTCAATCATCAATGCTCTGGCATCTTCGTCGCCATCTATTTTATATTCTGTAAAATTTATATTTTTTTTCTTGAGTAGTGATTTCGCTCGAATACAGAATGGGCAATATTGCCAAGTATAAATTTCAACTTTGGACATTTTTTTAAAATAATACTTAGTTTATACTATTAAATAAAACTCCTTGTTAGATTATAAATAACGATTAAATTCTATTTTGATAGATATTACAGATTTCAAAAAAGATCTTTCGGAACTAACAGAGCGCCTGGCTAATGCTCAGGATTGTCTTTGACGTTCCAAGATTAAAAGCGAAAAGTAGAGAGTTAGAGCAAATTTCTGCTCAACCTGAATTTTGGGAGAATCAAGAAGAAGCGAAAAAACAAATGTTAATCCTTGACGATGTTAAGGCTCAACTTGAATTGTTGGATAAATGGAAAACTTTTATTTCTGATGCTAATGCCTCTCTAGAGCTTTATTCTTTAGAACCAGAAGAGGAAATGATTTTGGAATCCCAGCAGGGTTTAAATAAATTAAGAGAGAATTTAGATAAATGGGAATTTGAAAGATTGTTATGTGGTGAATATGATAAGGAAGGCGCAGTAGTTTCTATTAACGCAGGTGCTGGTGGAACAGATGCTCAGGATTGGGTAGAGATCTTATTGAGAATGTATACAAGATGGGCCGATAATAATCAAATGAGTTTAATTATTAATGAATTATCTCAAGGAGAAGAAGCAGGTATCAAAAGTGTAACTTTTGAAATTGATGGGAAATATGCTTACGGATATTTACAACATGAAAAAGGAACTCATAGATTAGTAAGAATTTCACCTTTCAATGCTAATGGTAAAAGACAAACCAGCTTTGCTGGGGTGGAGGTCATGCCAAAATTAGATGAAAATATTTCACTTCATATACCTGAAAAAGATTTGGAAATTACAACAAGTAGATCTGGTGGGGCTGGAGGACAAAATGTTAACAAAGTAGAAACAGCGGTGAGAATTGTTCATTTGCCTTCAGGGATTTCAGTAAGATGTACCCAAGAAAGATCTCAATTACAAAATAAAGAAAAAGCTATGTTACTTCTTAAGTCTAAACTACTCGTGATTGCTAAAGAACAACGAGCTGCAGAAGTCGCTGATATTAAAGGTGAAATTGTGGAAGCTGCATGGGGCAATCAAATAAGAAATTATGTTTTCCATCCCTATCAAATGGTAAAAGATCTAAGAACTATGCAGGAGACTAACGACTTAGATAGTGTTTTAGATGGTGAACTTGAACCATTTATTTATGAATTATTACGCATGAATATTTCTTCTAACGAATCTATTGAATAACTAATGAAAAATAAAGACGAAAATATAGAAAAAAAAGTTGCTCCCCCAAGCTTTATAAAGCTTGCTATGCGAAATATGGTAAGGAAGGGTTCAAAAAGTATTTCTCATTTTTCAATAACCTTTCTAGTTTTAATAGGGATATTAATACTTATAGCCACAATAGGTAAGCCTAATATTCCTCTATAAGAATGTATGGAAGAAAAAATTATTTCTGAAATAAATTTAGATTTGGTTTTTAAATGTAATGAATTTCCCCAATTTTCAAATAAGTTAAAAGATTCTAAAAATAAGCTTATTTTTGAATCTAGTTTTTGGGAGAAAGTTTTTTTATCTTGGATAAAAATAATATTAAAAAAAGACGATTATAAATTGCCAAATTGCATTTTTGAAAAAAAGTCTTTTTCATTAGGTTTACAGATAATATCTAATCAAGAAATTTCTTTTATGAACCAGAAGTGGATGCAAAAAAATGGACCAACTGATGTTTTATCTTTCCCAATCATTTCAGATGAATCTCTAAATAATTTAGATCATATAGAGTTGGGAGATATATTTATATCATTAGAGATCGCACTTGAGCAATCTTATGAATATAAACATTCAATCTATAAAGAAATGCTCTGGTTGGCTAGTCATGGATTTTTACATCTTTTGGGATGGGAACATAATAATGATCTTGATTTAGAAAATATGTTAAATTTTCAGGAATATTTAATTAAAAAATTAGATTAAAAATCTATGGACAAAAAAATAAACTCTCTAAAAAATAGAAGAGAATCATATAAAACTTCCAGTAATGTATTAATAAGTTTTAAGTATGCTTTTAGTGGAATTAGTTACGTATTAAAAACTTCAAGAAATTTTAAAATTCAATTAATTTTTGCAGTTACAAGTTTAATGATTGGTTTTTTACTGAAAATTAGTCAAATTAATTATGTAATTTTGATTGCCGCAATTATGTCTGTTTTAATATTAGAAGTATTAAACACATCTCTTGAATCAATAGTTGATTTAGTAGTGAAAAAAGAATTTAGTAGTTTGGCTAAAATTTCAAAAGATACTTCTGCAGGAGCAGTGTTATTAGCTTCCATTAATTCTGTTATTATTGCGGTATATATTTTTGTTCCTAAAATTAAGGTGTTATTTGAATTTATATAAATATGTTTCTTGTTATTGATAATTACGATAGTTTTACATATAACCTTGTTCAATATTTAGGAGAACTTTCTGTTGATCATGAAATTACTAAAGAATTAATAGTTAAAAGAAATGATGAAATTACTCTAGATGAAATTATCAAACTAAATCCTAGTGGAATCCTATTATCTCCAGGTCCTGGTAATCCAGATCAATCTGGAATTTGTCTGCCAATACTAAAAAAATTATCTAAAAATATTCCGACATTAGGAGTTTGTTTAGGGCATCAAGCTTTGGCCCAAGCTTTTGGAGGTAAGGTTATAGTTGGGAGAGAACTTATGCATGGTAAGACATCCAAAATATTTCATAATCAAAAAGGTTTGTTTAAAGATATCGAGACTCCATTTGTGGCAACTAGATATCATAGTCTTATAGTTGATTCAAGTTCATTACCAACTTGTTTCGATATAACTGCGACTTTAGAAGACTCAACTATTATGGCTATTTCTCACAAAGAATATAAGCATTTACATGGAGTACAGTTTCATCCTGAAAGTGTATTGACACAATTTGGTCATAAATTAATTAGTAATTTTCTAAAAATGGCTGAACAAAAGTAAAATATAAAAAAATTTATAATATGATTTCTCAAATTAAAAACATTTTCTTTTTTATACTATTCAGCTCTTTTTTGCCGACCTCATTATTGGCAAGAAATTTAGTAATAAAAAGTCTAGGACATAGTAGTTTCTTAATTAATAGTGCTGAAAAATCGATTCTTATAAATCCCTTTAAAGCAATAGGTTGTGCAAGCAATTTAAAAGAGCCAAAAGAAGTCAACGTGGATTTTATATTGGCTAGTTCTAGGCTTCCAGATGAAGGATATAATCCTAATAATCAATTAATGTTTGTAGAGCCAGGAATCTACCAATTTGAGGATATTTTATTAAATGGAATTTCCGTCCCACATGACAGAGTAGATGGAAGAAGATTTGGGATGGCAACTGTTTGGAGTTGGGAGCAGAATGATCTTAAAATTGTTCATATGGGAGGTGCTGCTGGTGATATTGATATCAATAGTCAAATTATTTTGTCTCGCCCAGATATCTTATTTATTTCAATTGGAGGGGGAAAAAAATCTTATGATGGGAAAGAAGCCTCAAGAATCATTAATATTTTAAAACCTAATGTAGTTATTCCTGTTCATTTTGTTCGCGGGAAAAAAATTAATAAAGAATGTGATTTCTCAAATGCTGATTTGTTTATCGAAAATATGAAAGATTTCAAAGTAAAATATGTAGGAAAAAATTTTAAAATAAAACCTAAAAGAATAGATGAAAATACAATTTATATTTTCAGTGATTAATTTATTAAATCTAAATCCTTGTAATTATCCCAGAAAAAACTCATCTGTTCTTTTGTTCCAATACTAACCCTTATTGACTGACCAATATCTTTTTTGTTTTCCATACTTCTAATAAGAATACCTTTTTCTCTCATCTGTTCTATTAATATTTTAGGATCTTTTTTAGGCCAAATTAAGAAATAATTACCTCCACTGAAGTGAGTTCTGATTTTTGTTGATTTAAATTTATTTAAAATCCATTCTCTTGCCTTTTTTACTTCTAAAACATAATTTTCTACATATGATTTGTCATTAAGTGCTGCTAATGCTGCTGTTATAGCAAAGCTATTAACATCATA
This region of Prochlorococcus marinus str. GP2 genomic DNA includes:
- the rsmH gene encoding 16S rRNA (cytosine(1402)-N(4))-methyltransferase RsmH — its product is MQTDLSDSSFFNHKSVMTDEIMASLEHFPLIHNNQLKGIDATLGGGGHSYHLLKKYSDLNIIGIDQDPFARISASKKLDEFKNRIDIKASNFADFIPKEKVSFVIADLGINSNQIDDPKRGFSFQKDGPLDMRMNPLLEDDAEKLIEALNEKDLANLIYKYGDERLSRKIARKIKMDLKENGKYSGTKELAYSIAGCFPPKQRYKKIHPATKTFQALRIAVNKEIEVLERFLEVVPEWLLPGGIISIISFHSLEDRLVKSCFKNDQRLKNLTKKPITPSEQEVKLNRRARSGKLRIAQLRSQ
- the menA gene encoding 2-carboxy-1,4-naphthoquinone phytyltransferase → MDEDKKKLWKQAIKWPLYSVAILPVLITGAYILNQYEKVKIYNLIAFTLAAIFILLWENLTNDLFDAETGIDEFKFHSIVNLIKNKKIISFIAYTSLVIGLLIISIISLSTSINILILVACCCFLGYLYQGPPFRFGYQGLGEPLCWLAFGPFAYSAVLIALNPSNIYFEVIPWKVSLLLGSGPSLATTLVLFCSHFHQISEDKKHGKNSPLVRLGAKKGSQFVPWIIFTIYIFQLLTIVTGFIPVFCILYLISSPQAIRLINLLKYSYNKPSAIKNSKFIAIKFQTLNGVGLITGLIFNYLVNK
- a CDS encoding o-succinylbenzoate synthase, which translates into the protein MNLIFKKKSYRFKLSTKVENSKTTYVTKLGWIIKLTSNEKKIGFGEVSPLLEEDLKKCAKQLNMIPEYVELFNLSEHINIFHPCIQSAINSALAEINGKIIFKENYAFDEIDKTAILLNSENVISELNEIKKRQSNIGKSLTIKWKVALKENHEEEKNLEEILSRIGNNIKLRIDANGSWGRKIAKRWVDILKDNKNIDWLEQPLCVDDIEGMKELNKKIPIALDESLLKFPTLIDEWKGWQIRRPSQENNPVKLLRELENKKALISISTSFETGIGKRWLYHLSSLQLQGPTPKVPGLAMNKFPNSFLFLNEAKKIWDQL
- a CDS encoding chorismate-binding protein, yielding MKNDLNLTDFLKDVFSSFDKKVENSGLVSICIEIPRIDLLQVYKLFINKYPFSSFWEESNGISYIAFEKCKYVTLDGPKRFEVAKEFNSENFKNLINLTNESNNWALSKIIYLFSFSENLNNKNLSSDVPSLEAILPKILIIKSNKNCWLRINGYVEGKSSLRTLIEEIWTIRNQVITSGSKLIKSSGLNTSFDLPIIDDFLHSLETSNASLKKVLNRGIQLVEKGILEKIVLANRIKIKFRNKFDLVEILKRLKKNHPNTCRYVWKRNSKDILFGASPEKLFSFTKPNLTLEALAGTISTNSNYKKLLKSTKDVKEHNYVTQYLIKCLEVSKIKNFEKSDIKVNSFGDISHLQTLIFSKVENICPFELLKNLHPSPAVCGYPKNAALDWINTLESFPRGNYASPMGWVDSSGNASFLLAIRGARYLEENIEFTAGSGIVSGSVLEKEIDEIKLKFESIVKQIFFAKKPK
- a CDS encoding NAD(P)H-quinone oxidoreductase subunit H, whose translation is MAQLETRTEPMVVNFGPHHPSMHGVLRLVVTLDGENVIDCEPVIGYLHRGMEKIAENRTNVMYVPYVSRMDYAAGMFYEAIVVNAPERLANIPVPRRASYIRVLMLELNRIANHLLWLGPFLADVGAQTPFFYIFREREMIYDLWEAATGQRLINNNFFRIGGVACDLPYGWLEKCIDFCDWFGPKIDEYEKLITNNPIFRKRIEGLGTIQRDQAINWSLSGPMLRASGVSWDLRKVDSYECYDDFDWQIASEKEGDCYARYRVRVEEMRQSLSIIRQACKMIPGGPTENLEAKRMATEDKKSEIFGIDYQYVAKKVAPTFKIPNGELYTRLESGKGEIGVFIQGNNEVTPWRFKIRAADLNNLQILPHILKGAKIADIMAILGSIDVIMGSVDR
- a CDS encoding acyl-CoA thioesterase, which translates into the protein MKPADWLILQKKVRFGDCDSAGVIHFHNLLKWSHEAWEESIEIYGIPYQDIFPDFSIRKSQIIFPIVNCEANFLAPIKIGDFLKIKISPHKINTHLFQVNSFFIKNENKVAEGKIIHCSLDIDSRNKIELPDQLVRWIEASNVSANLKEC
- a CDS encoding AMP-binding protein, yielding MKNKIHTIEVENNETQSVEKIVEKIRENKIIYVKNKFYEDEDVLDSITENGPAIILNSSGSSGNPRKCFHHLDNLKLSAFTSGQWLIEQGFELQNCLILNTLPLNHISGLMPIFRSQTWGCDCINISPNLIKKTRELLIFTKKSKKNKKHLITSLVPTQLQRLLAQKDGISWLKIFDLIWVGGASISGETAEQCIEEKIKLAPCYGSTETAAMVTSLKPKEFLMGFKNVGEILPDTQIRINTQGLIEIKSARIGNEIIDSSKTKNFKNKNGWWQTGDLGEINQINNSLYLNFLGRSDKAFNSGGEIVFPKVIETRLNDFIIKENIPINKFNISKVSDKLWGNKIKIIVEFRELTNHKKIENSLNLLKNFSQNWPKHEKPEKWIVKNKNASKEKINYKFKK
- the gshB gene encoding glutathione synthase; translation: MKFLFVIDPIKNINPLKDSTAALMQASSKKNIEIWSCTPQDLEARGDEVWASSLKVEVNPWISFKDNDCIPLAEFNCIWMRKDPPVNEAYLYATHLLEVAERKGVKVINKPSSLRAWNEKLGALRYSHLMAPTIVASKVKDLINFANINNEVVIKPLGGKGGQGVIRINKNSPGIKSIIELITSQEELPVMMQKFIPEVIEGDKRIIIVNGEAIGSINRIPQGGDFRSNLAMGGKAEPTLLTEKEKSICAELSQHFKDEGLFFVGIDVINGMLSEINVTSPTGLREIENLSNKSVSEEVIEKLMEII